One part of the Oncorhynchus clarkii lewisi isolate Uvic-CL-2024 chromosome 7, UVic_Ocla_1.0, whole genome shotgun sequence genome encodes these proteins:
- the LOC139413513 gene encoding epidermal growth factor receptor kinase substrate 8-like protein 3 isoform X2, which translates to MYRTNSPYGFDSSSYAGSVQSIQSNGYSVDDRSSQISNLSRPSAKSIYMQRKEYADSITKIMDKFHYRVEHLFTCDLDGGEVCDVNDCVERLNILDGMGRVWGQDMVLEVRDGNLLLTDIETKEELESLPLSSIVELKAVMDSCVYNSLLTATVKDRSKRTTSVFMFQCEDLRADFIKRDLERALPHQRDDFSNHSNNRVNLEVMSGHQIVRNHQKTGPPPEQREWTPPEEPSAQWCAPDYDEDPTPTPTPPMPREEPSPHRKETSVQPLFMEDKPETAPVSHPRPYAETDRNVDILNHIFNDIEMFMGQVAAIAAKAEMKKKKKKKKNKDKGIDGMPPAEEFKICLHKIKYGFNLLGELNGKINNPSAPEFVHCLFSTLAFVVSHCPEELPPTIVAPLLEPECIRLLSEEATPEEDQLWQSLGDAWNIPSTKWPEDDEDIPTYTLEFYDGWQPPEVTHSPPGREPSKRAPERRQQSQNQSQSPFSTPEKSSAQWKPSPSRPDEPNSSYMRVMYDFTARNNRELSISKGEVVQLLDMSKKWWKVRSDRGEQGFVPNNILESVDKEQEKQETSGPPSLTKRSKPDQVKAWLEHKGFSKITVRCLGVLSGSMLLGMTREELKIVCPEEGGRVFFQLQNIKSAMALASEVRPIEP; encoded by the exons ATGTACAGGACTAACAGTCCCTATGGCTTTGACTCTAGCAGTTACGCAGGATctgtccagtccatccagtcCAA TGGCTATTCAGTGGATGATCGGTCATCACAGATATCAAATCTGTCCAGACCAAGTGCCAAGTCAATATATA TGCAGAGGAAGGAGTATGCAGACTCTATCACCAAGATTATGGACAAATTCCATTATAGAGTAGAG CATCTGTTCACCTGTGACCTGGATGGTGGGGAGGTGTGTGATGTGAATGACTGTGTTGAGAGGCTGAATATACTGGATGGGATGGGTAGGGTGTGGGGGCAGGACATGGTCCTGGAGGTGCGGGATGGGAACCTGCTGCTAACAGACATCGAGACCAAG GAGGAGCTGGAGTCACTGCCTCTGAGCAGCATTGTGGAGCTGAAGGCTGTGATGGACAGCTGTGTGTACAACTCCCTGCTGACCGCGACCGTCAAGGACCGCAGCAAGAGGACCACCAGTGTCTTCATGTTCCAGTGTGAGGACCTCCGG GCCGATTTCATTAAACGGGACCTAGAGAGAGCACTCCCTCACCAGAGAGATGACTTTAGCAATCACAGCAACAACAG GGTCAATCTAGAAGTTATGTCTGGCCATCAAATTGTTAGGAATCATCAGAAAACTGGCCCACCCCCTGAGCAGAGAGAATGGACTCCTCCAGAAGAACCCTCAGCTCAATGGTGCGCACCGGACTATG ATGAAGATcctacacctacacctacaccgCCCATGCCCAGAGAAGAGCCCTCTCCTCACAGGAAGGAAACCTCAGTCCAACCCCTCTTTATGGAGGACAAGCCCGAGACAGCCCCTGTCTCTCATCCACGCCCATACGCAGAGACTGATAGGAATGTG GACATCTTGAATCATATTTTCAATGATATTGAGATGTTTATGGGCCAAGTCGCTGCTATAGCAGCCAAAGCCGAgatgaaaaaaaagaaaaaaaagaagaagaacaagGATAAAG GCATTGACGGCATGCCACCAGCAGAGGAGTTTAAAATCTGTCTCCACAAAATCAAATACGGGTTCAACCTTCTG GGGGAGCTCAATGGAAAGATTAATAATCCCAGCGCTCCGGAATTCGTCCACTGCCTCTTCTCCACCCTGGCATTT gtGGTATCCCACTGCCCTGAGGAGCTGCCCCCCACCATCGTGGCGCCCCTGCTGGAGCCTGAGTGTATCCGTCTGCTGAGTGAGGAAGCCACCCCTGAGGAGGACCAGCTGTGGCAGTCACTGGGAGACGCCTGGAACATCCCCAG TACAAAATGGCCCGAGGATGATGAGGACATCCCTACCTACACTCTGGAGTTCTACGATGGTTGGCAGCCCCCAGAGGTGACCCACTCTCCCCCAGGGAGAGAGCCATCGAAGAGAGCTCCTGAGAGGAGGCAGCAGAGTCAGAATCAGAGTCAGAGTCCATTCTCCACCCCTGAAAAG AGTTCGGCCCAATGGAAGCCTTCACCATCACG TCCAGATGAGCCAAACTCCAGTTACATGCGTGTGATGTATGACTTCACTGCAAGGAACAACAGAGAGCTGAGCATCTCCAAGGGAGAAGTGGTTCAG CTACTGGACATGTCCAAGAAATGGTGGAAAGTAAGGAGCGACAGAGGAGAGCAGGGCTTTGTGCCCAACAACATACTGGAGTCAGTGGACAAGGAGCAGGAAAAGCAG gAAACCAGTGGTCCTCCCTCCCTAACCAAGAGGTCCAAGCCTGACCAAGTGAAGGCCTGGCTGGAGCACAAGGGCTTCAGTAAAAT cacgGTGCGCTGTCTGGGTGTGCTGAGTGGCTCCATGCTCCTGGGGATGACAAGAGAGGAGCTGAAGATTGTGTGTCCTGAGGAGGGGGGGCGGGTCTTCTTCCAGCTCCAGAACATCAAGTCTGCCATGGCT CTTGCCAGTGAGGTAAGGCCCATAGAGCCTTAG
- the LOC139413513 gene encoding epidermal growth factor receptor kinase substrate 8-like protein 3 isoform X1: MYRTNSPYGFDSSSYAGSVQSIQSNGYSVDDRSSQISNLSRPSAKSIYMQRKEYADSITKIMDKFHYRVEHLFTCDLDGGEVCDVNDCVERLNILDGMGRVWGQDMVLEVRDGNLLLTDIETKEELESLPLSSIVELKAVMDSCVYNSLLTATVKDRSKRTTSVFMFQCEDLRADFIKRDLERALPHQRDDFSNHSNNSRVNLEVMSGHQIVRNHQKTGPPPEQREWTPPEEPSAQWCAPDYDEDPTPTPTPPMPREEPSPHRKETSVQPLFMEDKPETAPVSHPRPYAETDRNVDILNHIFNDIEMFMGQVAAIAAKAEMKKKKKKKKNKDKGIDGMPPAEEFKICLHKIKYGFNLLGELNGKINNPSAPEFVHCLFSTLAFVVSHCPEELPPTIVAPLLEPECIRLLSEEATPEEDQLWQSLGDAWNIPSTKWPEDDEDIPTYTLEFYDGWQPPEVTHSPPGREPSKRAPERRQQSQNQSQSPFSTPEKSSAQWKPSPSRPDEPNSSYMRVMYDFTARNNRELSISKGEVVQLLDMSKKWWKVRSDRGEQGFVPNNILESVDKEQEKQETSGPPSLTKRSKPDQVKAWLEHKGFSKITVRCLGVLSGSMLLGMTREELKIVCPEEGGRVFFQLQNIKSAMALASEVRPIEP; the protein is encoded by the exons ATGTACAGGACTAACAGTCCCTATGGCTTTGACTCTAGCAGTTACGCAGGATctgtccagtccatccagtcCAA TGGCTATTCAGTGGATGATCGGTCATCACAGATATCAAATCTGTCCAGACCAAGTGCCAAGTCAATATATA TGCAGAGGAAGGAGTATGCAGACTCTATCACCAAGATTATGGACAAATTCCATTATAGAGTAGAG CATCTGTTCACCTGTGACCTGGATGGTGGGGAGGTGTGTGATGTGAATGACTGTGTTGAGAGGCTGAATATACTGGATGGGATGGGTAGGGTGTGGGGGCAGGACATGGTCCTGGAGGTGCGGGATGGGAACCTGCTGCTAACAGACATCGAGACCAAG GAGGAGCTGGAGTCACTGCCTCTGAGCAGCATTGTGGAGCTGAAGGCTGTGATGGACAGCTGTGTGTACAACTCCCTGCTGACCGCGACCGTCAAGGACCGCAGCAAGAGGACCACCAGTGTCTTCATGTTCCAGTGTGAGGACCTCCGG GCCGATTTCATTAAACGGGACCTAGAGAGAGCACTCCCTCACCAGAGAGATGACTTTAGCAATCACAGCAACAACAG cAGGGTCAATCTAGAAGTTATGTCTGGCCATCAAATTGTTAGGAATCATCAGAAAACTGGCCCACCCCCTGAGCAGAGAGAATGGACTCCTCCAGAAGAACCCTCAGCTCAATGGTGCGCACCGGACTATG ATGAAGATcctacacctacacctacaccgCCCATGCCCAGAGAAGAGCCCTCTCCTCACAGGAAGGAAACCTCAGTCCAACCCCTCTTTATGGAGGACAAGCCCGAGACAGCCCCTGTCTCTCATCCACGCCCATACGCAGAGACTGATAGGAATGTG GACATCTTGAATCATATTTTCAATGATATTGAGATGTTTATGGGCCAAGTCGCTGCTATAGCAGCCAAAGCCGAgatgaaaaaaaagaaaaaaaagaagaagaacaagGATAAAG GCATTGACGGCATGCCACCAGCAGAGGAGTTTAAAATCTGTCTCCACAAAATCAAATACGGGTTCAACCTTCTG GGGGAGCTCAATGGAAAGATTAATAATCCCAGCGCTCCGGAATTCGTCCACTGCCTCTTCTCCACCCTGGCATTT gtGGTATCCCACTGCCCTGAGGAGCTGCCCCCCACCATCGTGGCGCCCCTGCTGGAGCCTGAGTGTATCCGTCTGCTGAGTGAGGAAGCCACCCCTGAGGAGGACCAGCTGTGGCAGTCACTGGGAGACGCCTGGAACATCCCCAG TACAAAATGGCCCGAGGATGATGAGGACATCCCTACCTACACTCTGGAGTTCTACGATGGTTGGCAGCCCCCAGAGGTGACCCACTCTCCCCCAGGGAGAGAGCCATCGAAGAGAGCTCCTGAGAGGAGGCAGCAGAGTCAGAATCAGAGTCAGAGTCCATTCTCCACCCCTGAAAAG AGTTCGGCCCAATGGAAGCCTTCACCATCACG TCCAGATGAGCCAAACTCCAGTTACATGCGTGTGATGTATGACTTCACTGCAAGGAACAACAGAGAGCTGAGCATCTCCAAGGGAGAAGTGGTTCAG CTACTGGACATGTCCAAGAAATGGTGGAAAGTAAGGAGCGACAGAGGAGAGCAGGGCTTTGTGCCCAACAACATACTGGAGTCAGTGGACAAGGAGCAGGAAAAGCAG gAAACCAGTGGTCCTCCCTCCCTAACCAAGAGGTCCAAGCCTGACCAAGTGAAGGCCTGGCTGGAGCACAAGGGCTTCAGTAAAAT cacgGTGCGCTGTCTGGGTGTGCTGAGTGGCTCCATGCTCCTGGGGATGACAAGAGAGGAGCTGAAGATTGTGTGTCCTGAGGAGGGGGGGCGGGTCTTCTTCCAGCTCCAGAACATCAAGTCTGCCATGGCT CTTGCCAGTGAGGTAAGGCCCATAGAGCCTTAG